In Brachyhypopomus gauderio isolate BG-103 chromosome 2, BGAUD_0.2, whole genome shotgun sequence, the DNA window CAGCCAGTGCTACAGTCAACAGGAGGAATCATCTACACCTAGTAGACGTTCACTCCAAAGTTCACTCCGTACACACTAACTCCACAGACAGAGTTCACTCCAACTCTGTGGTGGGTAcggccagagtgtgtgtggtacagtaccGGCTGTGTTGGGTACGGCCTGATTGTGTGTGGTAAAGTACAGGCTGTGCTGGGTGCAGCCAATGCTGGGTGCAGGCaaagtgtgtgtggtagagtacAGGTTGTGTTGGGTACGGCCCCagtatgtgtggtagagtacGGGCTGTGTTAGgtatgccctgtgtgtgtgtgtggtagagtacCGGGTACCGCccgagtgtgtgtggtagagtacAGGCTGTGTTGGgtatgccctgtgtgtgtgtgtgtgtgtgttagagtacAGGCTGTGTTGGGTATGGCCCATGTGTGTGGTAGAGTACCGACTGTGTTGGGTATGCCCCGTGTGTGGGGTAGAGTAACGGCTGTGTTGGGTGTACcccgtgtgtgtggtagagcacAGGCTGTGTTGGGTATGCcccgtgtgtgtggtagagtacAGGCTGTGTTAGTTATGCCCCgtatgtgtggtagagtacCGGCTGTGTTGGGTATGGCCCGTGTGTGTGGTATAGTACAGGCTGTGTTACTTATGCCCCgtatgtgtggtagagtacGGCTGTGTTGGGTATGGCCCGTGTGTGGTAGAGTACAGGCTGTGTTGGGTATGCCCCATGTGTGGTAGAGTACCTGCTGTGTTGGGTatgccccgtgtgtgtgtggtagagtacAGGCTGTGTTGGTTATGCCCCGTATGTGTGGTAGAGTATCGGCTGTGTTGGGTATGGcccgtgtgtgtggtagagtacAGGCGGTGTTGGGTATGCcccgtgtgtgtggtagagtacAGACTGTGTTGGGTGTGCcccgtgtgtgtggtagagtacCGGCTGTGTTGGGTATGCCcccgtgtgtgtggtagagtacAGGTGGTGTTGGGTATGccccgtgtgcgtgtgtggtagaGTACAGGTTGTGTTGGGTatgccccgtgtgtgtgtggtagagtacCTGCTGTGTTGGGTatgccccgtgtgtgtgtgtggtagagtacAGGCTGTGTTGGTTATGCCCCGTATGTGCGGTAGAGTACCGGCTGTGTTGGGTATGGCCCGTGTGTGCGGTAGAGTACAGGCTGTGTTGGGTATGCCCCATGTGTGGTAGAGTACCGGCTGTGTTGGGtatgctctgtgtgtggtagagtACCGGCTGTGTTGGGtatgctctgtgtgtggtagagtACCGGCTGTGTTGGgtatgccctgtgtgtgtggtagagtacCTGCTGTGTTGGGTATGCcccgtgtgtgtggtagagtacCAGCTGTGTTGGGTGTGCcccgtgtgtgtggtagagtaccggctgtgttgggtgtaccccgtgtgtgtggtagagcacAGGCTGTGTTGGGtatgacccgtgtgtgtgtggtagagtacAGGCTGTGTTGGGTatgccccgtgtgtgtgtgggggtagagtACCGGCTGTGTTGGGTATGCCCCATGCGTGTGTGGTAGAgtacaggctgtgtgtgtggtagagtacCGGTTGTGTTGGgtatgccctgtgtgtgtggtagagtacCGGTTGTGTTGGgtatgccctgtgtgtgtggtagagtacaggctgtgtgtgtggtagagtacAGGCTGTGTTAGTTATGCCCCgtatgtgtggtagagtacCGGCTGTGTTGGGTATGGcccgtgtgtgtggtagagtacAGGCTGTGTTGGGTATGCCCCATGTGTGGTAGAGTACCGGCTGTGTTGGGTATGCcccgtgtgtgtggtagagtacCGCTGTGTTGGGTATGCcccgtgtgtgtggtagagtacAGACTGTGTTGGGTATGCcccgtgtgtgtggtagagtacCAGCTGTGTTGGGTATGCCCcccgtgtgtgtggtagagtacCGGCTGTGTTGGGTACGGCCGTTAGCTCCAGCGCTGCTCTGTGACGTAGCAGTAGCTGCACCATCTCTCCGTCCTTCTGCTGAGCAGCCAGGTGGAGGGCCGTGTTACCATGGCGATCGGTGAGTGTGAGGTCAGCTGCAGCTGCTAGTAACGCCTCCACCGCCTCCTTCTGCTGGGTCACCGTCGCCAGGTGCAAAGGAGTCTGGGATATGACATCAGGACGTTAACTCTCTTTCATATATCACATAATCGTACCAAACAAGCGCGTTGGTGCGCTGGACTACACACAGAATATGTGTGTCTTTcacggtgtgtgtggtgtttcacaTCGTCATGTGGTGAGTGAGTGTTGTAGGgtgcagagtgtgtgtatgtgtgtttgcttaTGTACAAAAAAGCCCCAAGTAGGAAAAGAAAAGCAACTAAATAAATGAGTAACCAAgtaacaatgtgtgtgtgtgtgtgtgtttggagtacCTGATAGAGGTGATTCCTCATGTTAAGTACATCATCTCCAGGGAGAGCTGTAATAACTTGTGCTAGATTCTTCACTGCATCAGTCTGACTGTGGATCACACCCAAATGCAGCCCActgcaggtaaacacacacacacacacacacacacacacacacacacacacacacacacacacacacacacacacaaatacagctcACTCTCTGGGTCTCCTTAGCCCCATCTAGGAGACCCCGCCCACCACCCAGCTGGAGACCCCGCCCACCACACAGCTGGAGACCCCGCCCACCATACAGCTGGAGACCCTGCCCACCACACAGCTGGAGCTGGCCTCCTCGTGGAGGTCAACGTTCCCACAGGTTCCTGCACGTGCCCTCCTGCGACACCCTGGTGTTGGTCAGTCAGACCGCTGCCCCCATTAAGGAGGGGTGAAGGATTGAACACACACCCTCTGGTGCTGGTCTACTACTGGGTCCAGCCTGCATCGGGACAAACGCCCCAGCCTCAGTGCGTGTTGGGCCAGGATACGCACGTGTCACCGTTCTCATCCTGAGCAGCCATCAGGGGGCGCTGTGGAGCCAAGAGTTCACGAATGTCCCCGTGTATCGCGTAGTTGAAGAGGGCACGTGCGTTTCTCTGAGCCAGCTTCACAAGATGaggttcaaacacacactctggaggggaaacacacacacacacacacagttacagctACTGTCACACAACCTCATCCTCACAGGGCTGACGCAGATCGGCGAGCGGGTCTCCATCAGACCACGCATCCCCTCATCTCACCTGCAGGTTCCAGCTCGCTGTGTCCAGACCCAGCCCGGTCCACGGGCCTGccaccctcactcctcacccccGCCTCGGCGAGCCCGGCCCGGCCAGCGCCGCGCACCGCTCCCCCTGATCCAGGATCATCGTCCAGATCATAGTCGCTGTCTTCGTCTGTGTCTTCCACAGGTCCCTGACCGGTTCCTAGGACGAGAGTTGAAAGGTTCGAACCGCAGTCGCTAACACCATCAAACCTCATCACATATGCTCTTACTTCAGCGCTACCAAAACACTCCCACGCTTGCCCAAAGCTTCAGTTTTCACGAGTATTTTACAGACTCTCTTTCAGCTGGACACCATAAGCGGTGATGGACAGGTCAGACACTCACCGTGCTGGACACCGGCTCCTCCCCCACCCATGGAGGGCGAGTAACTGTAGCCTGAGTTAAAGTTGTTAAAAGTAGAAAAACCCTGATAGTGGTAGTGACCTAGACAAAAGACACGTTTTTAGAGGTTTTTCTGGTGAGGAAGGTTTCGTGAAGCCACGGTGACGTGAACGCATGCCCAAGTACCTCCGCCTCCCCCCGTGCCGTGCCCGCCCCCGGCCGTGGGACCGCCCCCCGGGCCTCTGTACATGttgctggctccgccccctgcgcCGCCGTAGTCTTGGAAGTTGGGCAGGGTCTTCTGCCTCTTTCTCTGCACTTCCTCCTTATCTATCCAAAGAACACAACACtactaaataaacaaaaacaaacaaacaaacaaacaggccGATTTACACCTATGCTTCTACTGTTAATGGTCAGAAAGAAAAATGTCATGTAGACTTTTACAGTTGGTGCTATGTTCTGTGATTAAATGAACGAACTATAAATACATATGATCACAGTGGTACAGTGGGCATTCGATTggtatataaacatttatgtatatAAAAAATCGTTCAATACACTAcagtatgtttttgtttttgactTTGAGCAGCAGAACTTTAAGCGAGACCTCACAAACGTAAGACGCGTCTCTGACGTCACAGGTAGCTAATAAAGGTTATCAGCGTGGGGTTTGGTGGGATGCCGGGAAACGCGCCGCTTCTTCTGGCCACATCAAAGCACTCTCCTCGTACGAGGGTGGGAAAGATGTTCCATGTTCGTGCTCCAGGTATCAGATAGACTGACAGGACGTGGGGGCGGGGTTTAATTTTCCGTCCCTGGCCTGTGGGTCAGAGGCGCGTGGACGTGTCGaggtgttgtggtggtggttttTTTCCACCTATGATCTGCAGGTGATTCGTGACGGCCTGTGTCTGGTGCGTTCGTGCGAGGAGTCCATTTGGTTTGGTGGTGTTAAGCGCAAGGCTGGTGCTGTGTTTGGATTGGGTGTGTTTTTGTACCTATGATCTGGGGGTGGTAGGTGAAGGGTTTGGGTTCGCTGGTCTCGTTGTCCGACTTCCTCTTAAGCTGCACAAACACGGAGACGGGTTTCTGCAGGTTCTGGTCTCGGTACTTTGGAGTCTTAAAAACGATGGCAAACTGTGTGAAAGAAAAAAACCAGCCAAGTCAGCAAAAGTCAAATCCAAGTGGTGATCTCAGGCACGAGAGTTGAGCTCTGGTGCGAGAGTTGACCTCTGGTGTGAGAGTTGACCTCAGGTGTGATCCACAGGTTACTCACCTGCCTGTGGACGTCGGTCGGGGAGAAGTCGCCAAAGGCCTCCCAGGCGTTACCGGTCTCGTCATCCTCGTAGAACCGCACCTGGATGTCATCTGGCCCCACCATCCCCCACAACGACAACGATAACAACAACGACATCAGCACAGATCAGCCAGGAACCCAACAGGAACTGAACTAGGACATCACTTCCCCCCTACAGTTGGCCATGCCTGCATGCACCACAAACACTCATTTGAATATCCCGCTAATTGGAATTCAGGCAGGCGTTTACGCTCGTCACGGCCACAGAATATAATCAAACGTTCCACACCACAGGACAACAACAGGAATGTTGACACGGCTCTGCGTGGCagcacgtccacacacacaaaaatcatatatatatatatatatatatatatatatatatatatatatatatatatatatatatatatatatatatatatatacacacacactcactggccCACTTTATTAGggacacctgtccaactgctcaatAACATGTCAgatcaaatcagccaatcacatggcagcaatgcATTTAGGTGTGTAGATATGaccaagatgatctgctgcagttcaaaccgagcatcagaatggggcagaaatgtgatttaagtgactttgaacatggcatggttgttggtgccagacgggctggtctgagtatttcagaaactgctgatctactgggattttcacgcacaaccatctctagggtttacagagaatggtgcgaagagaaaatatccagtgagcggcagttctttgcgtgcaaatgccttgttgatgccagaggtcagagttgaatggccagactgcttcgagctgatagaacggcagcagtaactcaaataaccgttATAGTCATTATAACTGAGGCATGTAGAAGGcatgaacaggaaactgaggctataATTCGCACagactcaccaaaattggacaataaaaGATTGGAAAAAAACGTTGgctggtagggtcagaatttggcgtcaacaacatgaaagcatggatccatcctgcatTGTATCAACGGGTCAGACTGGTGGTGGTACTGTACTCTAATAGCTTCCAGATTACAACAATTGGTGGTAGGTGGATGAAACATATCACCCTactccactacactacactacaaggAAGAAACACGGATGTGACAGTTCAGGTTAAACCAGAATTCATCGTAAACCTGTCAGAACGAGTGGGTTGTGTGACACTTCCGGGTGAAGCTACTGGGGCAGCAGATGAacgagaaagagaaacagagagagagagagagagagagagagagagagagagagagagagagagagagagagagagagagagagagttcgcATGAGTGaaacagagagtaggagagagagtgtaaaccagaaggagtgagagtgagagaaatatatgcaaagaaagagaaacagtGTGATCTTTGACTCTTCTCATTTGTATGGCGTGGGGAATTCCCCTCTGCTGCACATCCATGTGGATGGACTTCCTCCACGAACGCCGAGCGCTATGGGTCAGAGTTCAAGTGTGCGTCTTGTCTGTGGTTAGACCCTACACATCCCTCGGGTGGTGCCCACCGTAAGAACCCTGGAACCGGGCGTGGAACCGGGCACGCCCAAACGGTACAGAGACAGCACAGCCTGCGTTTGTTAAAAGTATCACCACTTTGAGTGACTAGGGACCTTCACATTCTTGGTAAGCGTTTTTGTGGTAGGAACACAGGGGAATATGGGAAGACCGATAACATTTACGCTGAttccttgagagagagagagagagagagagagagagagagagagagagagagagagagagagagagagagagagagagagagagagaaagcaagagacagagagagagagagacagagagagagagagagagagagagatggtctgTCTTTAAGCCTCCCTCCCACTGGCAGTTACCCATGAAGCCCTGAACATAAAGGGTATCCTGAATATCAGGTATCTCAGGCCTGCATGGTGACTGCTGTCTCTAaacctgatcccagatcagacgTTCTGCTCTGGGAGGCTTTGTGGCCATGGCACCACAGAGGTCCACCCCTGATCCAGCAGCAGTGCTGGGCCTGAGAGACACTCACCTTTCTGGACTTTGTCACAGAGCAGGTAGACCTCCTCGCCCCCGGTCACACAGCCGGCTGTGCGGTCCATGCGGACGATCTTCAGGTTGGAGGCGTTTGGGGCCTCtgaaaacgaaaaacaaacaaataaataacaaaaattacagaagagagagaaaacaagtgacagaaaatgagagagtgagagagacacaggaaTTTAGATACATTCAATGAACAAAATGGTTCCCACTTAACgacaagacaaacacacagataagAAAACTCATGAGAAAACTCATGAGGCAAAGCCACAGACAAGACAGAAAACCCGtgagacatacacacaaacacgccaGAAAACTCACgagatatacacacaaacacgccaGAAAACTCACgagatatacacacaaacatgccagAAAACTCACgagatatacacacaaacacgccaGAAAACTCACgagatatacacacagacacgccaGATGGGCCAAGAAACAGAGGCAGAAATCGAAAGTTTCACTGAGTTTCAGTGAAGCAACGAaacaagggagagagagagagagagagagagagagagagagaaaagaaaagcgAGAGAGGGTTTTCAGCTTTCTTTTCTTAATCCCCCGACTGGGCACGCGAGCAGAGGAAACCATGGCAGACTTGCATATGTAAATGTCGATATCTCACACGTTTCCCCTCCTCCTCATGTTCTAGCACTTCCTCCTCTTTATTACTCATCCCTTCTTCCCTTCCTCATCCCCCGTTCCTCAGTACTTCCCCACCTGAATACCAAAAATGCTGTCAGATAACTGGGTACTGAGTCCTGATTTAGGGACTGATTCAGTACAGTCGGTATACTCCAGAATTCGCTGCCTCTGTCTggaatggggtgtgtgtgtgtgtgtgttccgacTTTCAGAGCATCTGATTGCTTTTCAGTTGTACCATCTACTCACCGTAGTCATTACATAACAGTTTGCTCAGCCCAGACATAACAGGAAGtaatttataatactgtattatgcCAGGGGGTTGTTCCAGCAGTCTCCTGTATTAGTGtgattgtagtgtgtgtggtagtgagaaaGTGGCTCTAACTTAGTGTTCACTGTTTGCTAAGCTTTCTTTGCtgttcgcacacacacacacacacacacacacacacacacacacacacacacacacacacacacacacacacacacacacacacatgtacgcactGCTGTCGTAGATGGGCTCGGAGATGACCGGGTCGAGCCTGCGTGTGAAGCCGCCCTCGCCGTCGGGGAGGAAGGCGGTGAACATGAGCCGCACCACACTCAGGTCCATGTCCTTGGCCTGGTGGACAGCCGCGTGCTTGATCAGGTTCTTGTGGTGCTCTGGAGAACACAGTCGACGCAGAGCCGGATCAGCACATTCACGTGCACGCTCATGTATGCTCGTGCACGATATTGCACGCTCACGCCCACACGCTCTCGCACTCTCACGCACGATCTCGCACACACGCTCTCAAGTTCACGCACGCTCTCACACTCGCGTGCACGATCTCGcacgcacactctcacacgtTTACGCATGCTCACGCACGTTCACACTCTCGTGCACGATctcgcacgctcacacacgcacgctctcGCACTCTCACGCATTCGCACTCatgcactcacactctcacgcaCGCTCTCGCATGTTCACTCTCGTGCACGATctcgcactctcacacacgttCACGCACACTAGTGCATGCTCTCGCACGCTCATGCACTCTCGCGCACGCACTCTCGTGCACGATCTCGCACATTCACGCATGTTCTCGCACGTTGGCAGCCCGTCCTACCTGTCAGCTCCCTAGGGATGTGCGTTTCCCCAGAGAGCGAGTCTATCTCGGAGTGGATGGAGACTCCGTAGTTATAACCCAGCATGTAGGCCTCACTCATTCTGTCCTCCAACGTCTTACTCACATTCTTCTTGGTCACATGCAGGATGCCCAGATTAGGAAAACTAggagacaaaacacacacacacaccaaatcataaaacacacagcctagccgtgtgtgtgtttcagcgaTGCCCTCGTGAGGGTCAGTGTCCAAAAAGACTCCCTTTCCTGTCCTTTCCAAACACACTGTTATTAAAGTTCtgtttcatttgtttaatgtaaACAGTCAGCGATTTCCCCAACAGAAGACTAGTACTGGTTCCTTAGGCTTTCATTCCTAAATAGAACCCTATGCATTATGTGGTGAAGCGCTCTTCCAAACGGAGGCGGGGTTTATGGGCCAGTGGGCGGGGTCTGTACCTGATGGAGGAGTCTTTGGGCTGGAGGTCGGCAATGCAGATGCCCTTCTCACACTGCTTTCCCACAAGGCTATGCGCGTGCAGATTGGGAACCTTAGTGTTGGTCACCAGCTGAACCACAATCCGGGCCAAGCCTTGATAATTACAGATCTGATAGGGGGAAAAGATGCTTTATTTCAATGCTTTTTGGTGCCAGCTAACTTGGTTAGCCAGTTAACCTCGACAATGAAATACGTTATTTTCTTTGACTAGCTAACCTAGTTATGTGGGCAGACCCTGGAATAAACTCACTACCCATGAGGTTCATTTGGAATGGATGAACACATGAAATGCACTAACTGAAGATCCAGCACACGTATCCAGCTAACTGAAGAACCAGCACACGTGTCCAACTAACTGAAGATCCAGCACACGGGTCCAACTAACTGAAGATCCAGCACACGCATCCAGCTAACTGAAGATCCAGCACACGGGTCCAACTAACTGAAGAACCAGCACACGTGTCCAACTAACTGAAGATCCAGCACACGTGTCCAACTAACTGAAGATCCAGCACACGTGTCCAACTAACTGAAGATCCAGCACACGTGTCCAACTAACTGAAGATCCAGCACACGTGTCCAACTAACTGAAGATCCAGCACACGCGTCCAACTAACTGAAGATCCAGCACACGCGTCCAACTAACTGAAGAACCAGCACACGTATGCAACTAACTGAAGATCCAGCACACGTGTCCAACTAACTGAAGAACCAGCACACGTATCCAACTAACTGAAGATCCAGCACACGTATGCAACTAACTGAAGCTCCAGCACACGTATCCAACTAACTGAAGATCCAGCACACGTATGCAACTAACTGAAGCTCCAGCACACGTATGCAACTAACTGAAGAACCTGCACACGTATGCAGCATTTATTGTCCCTCTTCTGAGCGTTTTCTGGAAGAGCTCTGAGTGTGACACAAGTGAATGTTGAAGAGCATCTAAGGAGCAGCAGATGGGGGATTCCCCCACTGGCGGGGCGGGTGGGCTCACTCTGCTCCCCTACAAGTCCGGTCTTATGTCATCTTCTTAGAGGGGTGCTCTGTGATGAAAGGTGTCCTTCCACACGGGGCGTGGACCTGTGATGTGCTCTAAGGGCAAATGCAAACTCCCTGAAGACACCAGACCAAGCAGGACTGGTTTGTGTTGGGGGTAGAGGAAGGCTCACTGTCTGTCGTGATGCCGCTTCCTCATTCGGACCTCGACGAAAAGGCCAGGTCACATGACCCTGGAGCAGAAAGCCTGGTTCTTGGTGCACATGCAGACAGACAACCTCAttacctctctacctccctacCTCATTACCACCCTACCTCATTACCACCCTACCTCATTTCCTCTCAACCTCATTACGTCTCTACCTCCCTACCTCATTACCTCTCTACCTCATTACCACCTTACCTCATTACCTCTCTACCTCATTACCACCCTACCTCATTACCTCTCTACCTCATTACCACCCTACCTCACTACCTCCCTACCTCACTACCTCCCTACCTCACTACCTCCCTACCTCATTACCTCACTACCTCCCTACTTCATTACCTCTCTACCTCATTACCACCCTACCTCATTACCTCTCTACCACCCTACCTCATTACTACCCTACCTCATTACCACCCTACCTCATTACCACCCTACCTCACTACCTCCCTACCTCATTACCTCACTACCTCATTACCTCACTACCTCCCTACTTCATTACCTCTCTACCTCATTACTACCCTACCTCATTACCACCCTACCTCATTACCTCTCTACCTCATTACCACCCTACCTCACTACCTCCctacctcactacctcactacctTGCTGCGTCATCTAATCAGACAGAACACTGGTAGTGAAACAGAGCCCTGCTTTTGGTGTTGTAGGTCCATCAGATATTAAGTCTGAATGTTGGAAGAGAAAAACCCCAGCTTGTATTACACACTCCAGTGCGACAGAGAGCAcattgtgcacacacaaacacgtgtgtgtgtgtgtgtgtgtgtgtgtgtgtgtgtgtgtgtgtgtgtgtgtgtgtgtgtgtgtgtgtgtgtgtgtgtgtgtgtctctgcgtgtCTGAGTCTGTCTGAAGTTGAGGGGGCGGACTTCTCGACACCTTCTTTCCCGTCTCTGACGACGACACGGACGAgctcgcacacgcacacccactcCACGAGACTTCCTACTAATTACCAGTGAGACATATCATAGGAAATTCCCAGCCTGCCATTGTAACAAAcagcaactctctctctctctctctctctctctctccatcacacagTTGTCTTTTCTTCTTCCTTTTTCTGACCCACCAGAGACTTTGTCAGAAACAGCTGGTAAGTCGTGGTGGTTCTGACTGAGGCCAGTCTGGACATAAATTGAGTGACCGAGTAACCAGGCATGAGCGCTTTTAGCTGGAGAAGCACGGGGAGACGTCAGGGTGGCATCAGAGGCTCACGCTCACGTCTCACGAGTCTCATGGTTCACGTCTCGGGCTAATAAAAATATTACTTTGAAACCTGCATGTGCAACTTTACAAAATCCACATGAAGAGAATCAAATGAGTTATAGTAATGCTGCAAAATTATTAATTTGAATAATCTCACAGTTGTTATGTCTATCACTCATATTCACTATCACAGCTGAAGCTCACATTCAAATGCCTTCATTGAGTAATAACGCTCAGTTacccagccagccagccagcccaCCGGTCAGACAGCCCACCAGTCAGACAGCCCACCAGCCATCCCGACAGCCCACCAGCCGGCCAGTCAACCAGCCCACCAGTCAGACAGCCCACCAGCCATCCCGACAGCCCACCAGTCAGACAGCCCACCAGTCAGACAGCCAACCAGTcagacagccacacacacacacacacacacacacacacacacacacacacacacacacacacacacactgcacatccaGAGAACTTGGAGACATCTGCAATGACtactccatgtgtgtgtggaactgGTGGGGACCTGTAAGTGCCTTCACCTTGACCTGGGGGTACATCTTCCTGTTCTTCTCGCTGGAGGCACCAGGGAGGCCCCCGTGGGACGGGCCCTCACAGCCATACCGGAACCTGAAGCCTCTCTGCATAGAGTAACCAAACCAATGCTAATTAACAGTACTAATACACTAATAAACCTGAGTAATTCAAGCAATTAATTCAACAGTACAACATGCATGAAAACATTAGTATTAACATCTATGTCATTAATGTGATTCAGCTATGAAACAGGTTGGACTGGGTAGtaatcaaaatgttaaaaaaaaagtattgtGTTGATACTACAGTTGTTCTTTCTGTACTTGTTACAGTACATAATTGGAATCATGTAGAACATATACATTTATTGTTTTTACATACACTGTCAAAAATCACATAAAATGCCGAATGCATCAGAATATTAAACCACGCAGAGCCATCGTTTCCTTTTGGTATGAATTTGTATAGCACACATTACCTGTTTAGGCTGTTCTGTAATCTGAAGATAAGCTCCTTCTAGTGCAACAGAGAACAGACATCATGAGAAAATGTTGCAAAGGTGCAACACCAGTTAAAGTTGAAAATCAAGACCCCGGAATGTGTCAAAGAAAGAGGCTTTGATAAAACTGCtgaccccccccaacacacgcatacacacacacacgcgcacacacacatacacacacacacacacacacacatctttcgGTTGTATTGTGGACCTCTTTTCTTTTATCCTATTTCCCCACATATTCTGGGTGTGCTGCAGAGCATGGTGTTAAAGATTTGCAGCGGTAAAACGCGGACACTATTCTCACGCACCCAGACACG includes these proteins:
- the nfkb1 gene encoding nuclear factor NF-kappa-B p105 subunit isoform X1, which translates into the protein MTEEDAYPPPYIDYEPWIQSMDSTFTAMPQPGTPRIEGAYLQITEQPKQRGFRFRYGCEGPSHGGLPGASSEKNRKMYPQVKICNYQGLARIVVQLVTNTKVPNLHAHSLVGKQCEKGICIADLQPKDSSISFPNLGILHVTKKNVSKTLEDRMSEAYMLGYNYGVSIHSEIDSLSGETHIPRELTEHHKNLIKHAAVHQAKDMDLSVVRLMFTAFLPDGEGGFTRRLDPVISEPIYDSKAPNASNLKIVRMDRTAGCVTGGEEVYLLCDKVQKDDIQVRFYEDDETGNAWEAFGDFSPTDVHRQFAIVFKTPKYRDQNLQKPVSVFVQLKRKSDNETSEPKPFTYHPQIIDKEEVQRKRQKTLPNFQDYGGAGGGASNMYRGPGGGPTAGGGHGTGGGGGHYHYQGFSTFNNFNSGYSYSPSMGGGGAGVQHGTGQGPVEDTDEDSDYDLDDDPGSGGAVRGAGRAGLAEAGVRSEGGRPVDRAGSGHSELEPAECVFEPHLVKLAQRNARALFNYAIHGDIRELLAPQRPLMAAQDENGDTGLHLGVIHSQTDAVKNLAQVITALPGDDVLNMRNHLYQTPLHLATVTQQKEAVEALLAAAADLTLTDRHGNTALHLAAQQKDGEMVQLLLRHRAALELTAVPNTAGLCPLHLAVLANSLASTRALLVGGASPEVQERTSGRTPLHLATEQDNVSLAGCLLLEGEAEVDSLTYNGSTPLHIAAGRGSLKLSALLVAAGADPHKENYEPLFFRDEECSALDEEDEDDEGYVPGTTPLNMAASPQVREILNGEPYQPSITAEPQGDMRSLGVDTKRALCQCVEECPGGWENLARALGLGVLTNAFRLCPWPASALLDSYEVSGGTVRELLAGLKSVGNSGAVRILQEHCMSEDTVSTHATPPLSAPDCGLSDELRDLKMSPGDEGGGCDSGVESFQRPSLILTDSLCTHPVPGFPAALTEP
- the nfkb1 gene encoding nuclear factor NF-kappa-B p105 subunit isoform X2; protein product: MTEEDAYPPPYIDYEPWIQSMDSTFTAMPQPGTPRIGAYLQITEQPKQRGFRFRYGCEGPSHGGLPGASSEKNRKMYPQVKICNYQGLARIVVQLVTNTKVPNLHAHSLVGKQCEKGICIADLQPKDSSISFPNLGILHVTKKNVSKTLEDRMSEAYMLGYNYGVSIHSEIDSLSGETHIPRELTEHHKNLIKHAAVHQAKDMDLSVVRLMFTAFLPDGEGGFTRRLDPVISEPIYDSKAPNASNLKIVRMDRTAGCVTGGEEVYLLCDKVQKDDIQVRFYEDDETGNAWEAFGDFSPTDVHRQFAIVFKTPKYRDQNLQKPVSVFVQLKRKSDNETSEPKPFTYHPQIIDKEEVQRKRQKTLPNFQDYGGAGGGASNMYRGPGGGPTAGGGHGTGGGGGHYHYQGFSTFNNFNSGYSYSPSMGGGGAGVQHGTGQGPVEDTDEDSDYDLDDDPGSGGAVRGAGRAGLAEAGVRSEGGRPVDRAGSGHSELEPAECVFEPHLVKLAQRNARALFNYAIHGDIRELLAPQRPLMAAQDENGDTGLHLGVIHSQTDAVKNLAQVITALPGDDVLNMRNHLYQTPLHLATVTQQKEAVEALLAAAADLTLTDRHGNTALHLAAQQKDGEMVQLLLRHRAALELTAVPNTAGLCPLHLAVLANSLASTRALLVGGASPEVQERTSGRTPLHLATEQDNVSLAGCLLLEGEAEVDSLTYNGSTPLHIAAGRGSLKLSALLVAAGADPHKENYEPLFFRDEECSALDEEDEDDEGYVPGTTPLNMAASPQVREILNGEPYQPSITAEPQGDMRSLGVDTKRALCQCVEECPGGWENLARALGLGVLTNAFRLCPWPASALLDSYEVSGGTVRELLAGLKSVGNSGAVRILQEHCMSEDTVSTHATPPLSAPDCGLSDELRDLKMSPGDEGGGCDSGVESFQRPSLILTDSLCTHPVPGFPAALTEP